The following coding sequences lie in one Thermodesulfobacteriota bacterium genomic window:
- a CDS encoding DUF4336 domain-containing protein translates to MKWQVHKVDEDIWTVESVQKFAGVDFGGRMSVIRLNSGELFLHSPVKLNDQLTSDLNEIGEVKYVIAPNKFHHLHVVDYVDKYPNAQVWGAKGLAKKRKDIRFTAEFDEQDSLNLGDEILYEVFKGIPMFNEVVFYHPKSKTVLFTDIVFNVASTNSLSEKFYAWAEGVYKNPSVPRLVRLLIRDRKKARESADKILSWDFDRVSVTHRHIIETGGKEIVRRAFEKI, encoded by the coding sequence ATGAAATGGCAAGTTCATAAAGTAGATGAAGATATCTGGACAGTTGAGTCTGTTCAGAAATTTGCCGGAGTTGATTTTGGCGGCAGAATGAGTGTTATAAGGCTTAATTCGGGTGAGCTATTTTTGCATTCTCCAGTCAAATTAAATGATCAACTCACGTCAGATCTCAATGAAATCGGAGAAGTAAAATATGTAATAGCTCCTAATAAATTTCATCATTTACACGTAGTGGATTACGTAGATAAATATCCAAATGCCCAAGTCTGGGGCGCCAAAGGGTTAGCTAAAAAAAGAAAGGATATAAGATTCACTGCTGAGTTTGATGAGCAAGATTCCCTAAACTTGGGAGATGAGATCCTATATGAAGTATTCAAAGGTATACCAATGTTTAATGAAGTTGTTTTTTATCATCCCAAAAGTAAAACAGTATTATTCACTGACATTGTGTTTAACGTAGCCTCGACCAATAGTCTTTCAGAGAAATTCTACGCCTGGGCGGAGGGTGTATACAAAAATCCAAGCGTCCCAAGACTTGTAAGACTACTAATAAGAGACAGAAAAAAGGCTAGAGAGTCAGCAGATAAAATTTTGTCTTGGGATTTTGATAGAGTCAGTGTGACTCACAGGCACATAATTGAAACAGGTGGTAAAGAAATAGTTAGAAGGGCATTTGAGAAGATATAG
- a CDS encoding GYD domain-containing protein, with protein sequence MAKYIMMSVLTDEGRKTMKMRPERIKEVNKEIEKMGVEVLTQYAVIGPYDFVNIVEAPDNETITKVSTELGARGTVQIMTLAAIPIADFEKQLSKKSKKPSKKN encoded by the coding sequence ATGGCAAAATATATAATGATGAGCGTTTTAACCGATGAAGGCCGCAAGACCATGAAGATGAGGCCAGAGCGGATCAAGGAAGTAAATAAAGAGATAGAGAAGATGGGTGTTGAGGTACTTACACAATATGCGGTGATAGGTCCTTATGATTTTGTAAACATTGTCGAAGCCCCTGACAACGAAACAATAACAAAAGTATCTACTGAGCTAGGTGCAAGAGGAACAGTCCAGATTATGACTCTTGCGGCAATACCAATAGCTGATTTTGAGAAACAACTGTCGAAGAAATCAAAGAAGCCCTCAAAAAAGAACTAG